In Pyricularia oryzae 70-15 chromosome 2, whole genome shotgun sequence, one genomic interval encodes:
- a CDS encoding anaphase-promoting complex subunit 2 has protein sequence MSAAVASSFKAHRRQVWNSVFPEPSNPTPQATPTPRFPDQGQPFGGAVGGVTVDASAAAGSESFPGALHGTRAQNRAAGSRRSPRSPAPPLGLGLGGVDLAGPDLRSAADDQITYDRAWHVVTSRVALPSTVTAEDSFGTLLPESQLLSSQDAGSEAEFQAALRMVLDARVSLPRANHTENILLWHSQQVRQHFAQHVVPMLSACAAHDTLGQGHKMRGSVFDQHMTAVMNSVRTLEAAFRQYDYGLALILRGYHDLGSRRDQEAQGMDVDMEDASEGVEVLARRFRKDVRSLVGNSVPEDLIASLRVVLTSLVSRILGISGVENDGDSAKPSASGPGRPRKPVVSSRRPAAPRDDDLEPMVARKRLHELVGSLATVGLTGEQTHVLFAEVMDKLMSDFISGAFAGTWMSEDTPDEQDHRRRGYRTATGVAERNPTCTAILGHWVENHFARLALEALRLMADEEGEEEGPKQPTDGPCVSFADVTKWKEIAFGRLAALRISELFDIVLHWPKSKRGLDDLRSSVATPQRRLQLSESFSAALHARLLHSSRSTLEILRVYIAMIRTFHILDHSKVLLGRVVPSLQLYLCQREDAIRLVVTGLLANPDEINEQEEFGTSAGSGPFSKDTSIIVGAKATSLVELATLLNDPAQQRRRRFEDDDIDWNDMDWVPDPVDAGVNYKRPKSEDVIGTLISALGAEDVFINEFQNIIAERLLSSQERFDQEIKVLQLLKKRFGESAMQSCDVMIRDIKDSSRLDPYVRRTQFVAQFRTPRANDASAQEPADLRYTARILSRLFWPTMNKEHFLLPQPILDKQKHYEKGYEQIKSSRRLTWLNHLGQATVDLELQDRSVSVVCRTWEATVIYAFQEDEGDGGEVRKSVEELYMTLQMDEDLIIQALEFWVEQRVLKRVGDDVFAVMETLPASGEQQEDESGSGAAATEGRSPGTEQTPAEAAAAAAMRRNRAGTTSVDAKVQQQQTVCWQFIVGMLTNSAASMPLAQISMMMKMMMAGGFPWSNEELQEFLAQKVAEGQMEVVGGKYKLVKK, from the coding sequence ATGTCAGCCGCCGTAGCATCTAGCTTCAAGGCTCAtaggcggcaggtctggaaTTCCGTCTTTCCGGAGCCCTCGAACCCCACCCCAcaagcaacgccaacgcctaGGTTCCCCGACCAGGGACAGCCCTTTGGGGGAGCTGTTGGAGGTGTCACCGTTGACgcctctgctgctgcggggTCGGAATCCTTTCCAGGCGCGCTCCATGGCACCAGAGCTCAGAACCGAGCCGCCGGGAGCCGCAGGTCTCCACGCAGTCCAGCTCCCCCTCTTGGTCTTGGACttggcggcgtcgacctGGCCGGCCCCGACCTCAGGAGCGCTGCCGACGATCAGATCACCTACGATCGGGCCTGGCACGTGGTGACCTCCCGCGTGGCCCTGCCCTCGACCGTGACGGCTGAGGATTCGTTCGGTACCCTGCTCCCGGAGTCGCAGCTGCTCTCGTCCCAAGATGCCGGCTCCGaggccgagttccaggccgcCCTCCGGATGGTGCTGGACGCCAGGGTCTCCCTGCCGCGGGCGAATCATACCGAGAACATACTGCTGTGGCACTCGCAGCAGGTCCGGCAGCACTTTGCGCAGCATGTCGTCCCGATGCTGTCCGCCTGCGCCGCCCATGATACTCTTGGGCAAGGGCACAAGATGCGCGGCTCGGTCTTTGACCAGCACATGACCGCTGTCATGAATAGCGTCCGGACATTGGAGGCTGCTTTCCGGCAGTACGACTACGGGCTGGCTCTCATTCTCAGGGGCTATCACGACCTGGGCTCACGGCGGGATCAGGAGGCACAAGGTATGGACGTGGATATGGAGGACGCTTCAGAAGGCGTCGAGGTGCTCGCGAGGCGTTTCCGCAAGGATGTTCGCTCGCTGGTGGGGAATTCGGTTCCGGAAGATCTCATCGCATCGCTGCGTGTGGTGTTGACCTCGCTCGTAAGCCGCATACTTGGAATCTCAGGGGTGGAAAATGACGGCGATAGCGCAAAACCATCGGCTTCTGGACCGGGGAGGCCAAGAAAACCGGTGGTCTCCTCCCGACGGCCCGCTGCGCCTAGGGACGACGACTTGGAACCCATGGTGGCGAGGAAGCGTCTGCACGAGCTTGTCGGATCGCTTGCCACCGTCGGCTTGACGGGAGAGCAGACTCATGTGCTGTTTGCCGAAGTCATGGACAAACTCATGTCTGACTTTATATCTGGCGCTTTCGCCGGCACGTGGATGTCAGAGGATACCCCGGATGAGCAGGATCATAGGCGGCGAGGCTATCGAACAGCTACTGGAGTTGCCGAGAGGAACCCTACATGCACTGCCATTCTGGGACACTGGGTGGAGAATCACTTTGCACGTCTTGCGTTGGAGGCCTTACGCTTGATGGCCGATGAGGAGGGTGAAGAGGAAGGTCCCAAACAGCCAACTGACGGACCATGCGTCTCATTCGCCGACGTCACCAAATGGAAAGAGATCGCTTTCGGCCGTCTCGCGGCGCTAAGGATATCAGAACTCTTCGATATCGTTCTACACTGGCCAAAGAGCAAGAGGGGTTTGGATGATCTACGTTCTAGCGTTGCAACGCCCCAGAGAAGGTTGCAGCTGAGCGAGTCCTTTTCGGCCGCACTGCATGCCAGGCTGCTACATTCATCACGCTCGACGCTCGAGATCCTGCGAGTCTACATTGCCATGATTCGCACTTTCCACATACTGGACCACTCCAAGGTCCTCTTGGGTCGCGTCGTCCCGTCTCTTCAGCTGTACCTGTGTCAACGCGAGGATGCGATCCGTCTTGTGGTTACTGGCCTCCTGGCGAATCCGGATGAGATTAACGAACAGGAAGAATTCGGGACCAGCGCAGGCTCCGGCCCATTCAGCAAGGATACAAGTATCATAGTGGGCGCCAAAGCAACCAGCCTTGTGGAGCTGGCTACGCTGTTAAATGACCCAGCTCAGCAGAGACGAAGACGTTTTGAAGATGATGACATTGACTGGAATGACATGGACTGGGTGCCGGACCCTGTTGACGCTGGAGTAAACTACAAACGACCAAAGTCAGAGGACGTCATAGGTACTCTGATCAGTGCCCTGGGCGCCGAGGATGTCTTTATCAACGAGTTTCAAAACATAATCGCCGAGCGACTCTTGTCGTCCCAGGAAAGGTTTGACCaggaaatcaaggttttgcaGCTGCTGAAGAAGCGGTTCGGCGAAAGTGCGATGCAGAGCTGCGACGTCATGATAAGGGACATCAAGGACTCTAGTCGGTTGGATCCATATGTCCGCCGAACTCAGTTCGTTGCCCAGTTCAGGACGCCCAGGGCCAATGATGCGTCCGCTCAGGAGCCGGCCGACCTTCGCTACACTGCACGCATCCTCTCCCGGCTGTTCTGGCCCACTATGAACAAGGAGCACTTCCTGCTCCCACAACCGATATTGGACAAGCAGAAACATTACGAGAAGGGCTACGAACAGATCAAATCCTCACGCCGTCTCACATGGCTCAACCACCTCGGACAGGCAACGGTAGACCTGGAGCTACAGGACCGCAGCGTGTCGGTGGTCTGTAGGACGTGGGAGGCTACAGTCATCTACGCGTTCCAGGAAGACGAGGGTGATGGGGGTGAGGTTCGCAAGTCGGTCGAAGAGCTCTACATGACGCTACAAATGGATGAGGACCTGATTATACAGGCACTCGAATTTTGGGTAGAACAGCGCGTTCTCAAGCGAGTCGGCGACGACGTTTTTGCCGTCATGGAGACGCTCCCGGCCTCGGGAGAACAGCAGGAAGACGAAAGTGGATCCGGCGCGGCAGCAACAGAGGGGCGCTCGCCCGGGACCGAGCAGAcgccggccgaggcggcagccgctgcagcGATGCGCAGGAACCGCGCGGGAACGACGTCGGTCGATGCCAaggtgcagcagcagcagacggTCTGCTGGCAGTTCATCGTGGGCATGTTGACCAActcggcggcgtcgatgCCGCTGGCTCAGATCTCCatgatgatgaagatgatgatGGCCGGAGGTTTCCCCTGGAGCAACGAGGAGCTGCAAGAGTTTCTGGCGCAAAAGGTGGCCGAGGGACAAATGGAAGTCGTCGGTGGCAAATACAAGCTTGTCAAGAAGTAG
- a CDS encoding F-box domain-containing protein — protein MDIEDDFIMSLPDSDSEDVDLDIDSDSVDTSSTEREPSAKPPTPLQQATSTVTKLLKEKGKEWDQLASRKGPLTLLELPVDILRLIVKEIMHTNDLTSLALTNSTLHSLAIPHIYARFDIVWPDTHATSSDHKSVDALTYGLSTLSLGSSFGRIRQRLLRPGPPQQMRSPFDRVGNNYAAHTRKFSLGDGPPEWVAAYMITKESGKMLGTLVSLAVAKMINLETFIWDMPTGVLAEIFLALASLPDGHKDGQCNLETVWIRWHDNSEGQVPTSNPVIPPGSTLTPVGIMLPPAASHPKPRPALPYSASPVEYPTFSVLPPLKSLTALDIDELAYLDEISMLVERSQDRLQELRIGISKKAQHKDFVQAWDGPELHQVDHQAHWPGASTIGNRRLGGVLGILVGRIYDIRRKPRAWSSWGKSEPSPCPPKNESPDSPEQANAMEPSHDHNATANRKISVSSDEVNNSGQVDREKDSKVNSASTAPVVAAEDNIAGGAHSEAPQPGLEDGKAPDQAPRRKHSASRSRLEGKLRLRILELERIPLSMQVCSKAIDWTTLTTLTILDCAQHESLWKLLKRQYQPTVTAGGYGISSSSRGAQLQYHLGLKRLRTDTTSPSLITFLSEVLAPNTLEVLFLQDRRRSPSVPAVTIESIFKGPLKRHRGSLRKLLLDSSARSTKSGPATVENDRWRHWVLTSRILHYITSGRLVNLRELAVSIAYADWHTFLQRLPNMPQLRSLNIPHVMDHVVSAIDPKELALQIADIITLRPEVQLCYIGISTKCFEILETTPGDRGGGTVDSTGSAGGSGSGQNSGPTTTGPQAMDMVSLVEPESEEDHQDESSEEEDADETEDEDDGINNHATAEEAQSDGHTGESWDSDDDGFVDPDHTPAKKKLRLREILFYDDKVAIFKARHGRL, from the exons ATGGATATCGAAGACGACTTCATCATGTCGCTTCCAGATTCCGATTCCGAAGATGTGGATCTGGACATTGACTCGGACTCGGTTGACACCAGCTCGACCGAGAGAGAGCCTTCAGCCAAGCCGCCCACTCCGCTTCAACAAGCAACATCGACTGTCACCAAGCTCCTGAAGGAGAAGGGCAAAGAATGGGATCAGTTGGCTTCGCGGAAGGGTCCATTGACCCTGTTGGAGCTCCCCGTTGATATACTGCGATTGATTGTGAAGGAG ATCATGCACACCAACGACCTCACCTCTCTTGCTCTAACCAACTCGACGCTACATAGTCTGGCTATCCCACACATCTACGCCAGATTCGATATTGTATGGCCCGATACGCACGCAACGTCTTCCGATCACAAGAGTGTCGATGCTTTAACTTATGGACTTTCTACTTTGAGCTTGGGAAGCTCATTTGGTCGCATCAGGCAAAGGCTTCTCCGCCCAGGGCCCCCACAGCAGATGCGATCTCCCTTCGACCGCGTCGGTAACAATTATGCAGCCCACACCCGGAAGTTTTCGCTCGGGGATGGGCCTCCGGAATGGGTTGCGGCCTATATGATTACAAAAGAGAGTGGGAAGATGCTGGGGACTTTGGTATCTTTGGCGGTGGCCAAGATGATTAACCTGGAAACCTTCATCTGGGACATGCCGACTGGAGTGCTTGCCGAAATCTTCTtagccttggccagcttgcCAGACGGCCACAAGGACGGGCAGTGCAACTTGGAAACTGTTTGGATCCGGTGGCATGACAATAGCGAAGGTCAAGTACCGACGTCGAACCCCGTTATTCCGCCTGGTAGTACTCTTACACCCGTCGGCATCATGTTACCCCCGGCGGCATCACACCCAAAACCACGACCAGCTCTGCCATATTCTGCCAGTCCCGTCGAGTATCCCACTTTTAGTGTTTTGCCGCCTCTCAAAAGTCTGACGGCCCTGGATATAGACGAGTTGGCGTATCTGGATGAGATTTCCATGCTGGTCGAAAGGTCTCAGGACAGGCTTCAAGAATTACGCATTGGTATATCGAAAAAGGCGCAGCACAAGGATTTTGTTCAGGCGTGGGACGGACCCGAGCTGCATCAAGTTGATCATCAAGCCCATTGGCCCGGTGCAAGCACGATAGGTAATCGTCGGCTGGGCGGTGTTTTGGGAATACTTGTTGGCCGCATCTACGACATACGGAGAAAACCTCGTGCGTGGTCGTCATGGGGCAAGTCCGAGCCTTCCCCTTGCCCTCCAAAAAACGAATCGCCTGATAGCCCCGAACAAGCCAATGCCATGGAGCCGAGCCATGATCACAACGCTACTGCGAATCGTAAGATCTCAGTATCATCAGATGAGGTGAACAATTCTGGGCAAGTTGACAGAGAGAAAGACTCCAAGGTCAACTCCGCTTCTACGGCCCCTGTGGTAGCCGCAGAGGACAATATAGCAGGGGGTGCGCATTCTGAAGCTCCCCAGCCAGGTTTGGAAGATGGCAAAGCTccggatcaggcccccagacgAAAGCATAGCGCAAGTCGCTCTCGCCTTGAAGGGAAGCTACGGCTGCGTATTCTGGAGTTGGAGAGGATACCGCTTTCCATGCAGGTCTGCAGCAAAGCCATCGACTGGACCACGCTGACCACTTTAACGATACTCGACTGTGCCCAGCACGAATCCCTATGGAAGTTGTTGAAACGACAGTACCAGCCAACGGTTACGGCTGGCGGATACGGCATCTCCTCGTCATCTCGAGGTGCTCAACTGCAGTATCATCTTGGCTTGAAACGACTTCGCACCGACACAACCTCGCCTTCACTAATAACATTCCTCTCTGAAGTCCTTGCACCAAACACGCTCGAGGTACTCTTCTTGCAAGATCGCCGCAGATCGCCCTCAGTACCTGCCGTCACCATCGAGTCCATTTTCAAGGGGCCCCTCAAGCGTCACCGTGGAAGCCTGCGGAAACTACTACTGGACAGCTCTGCTAGGAGCACGAAGAGCGGACCCGCTACGGTCGAGAATGACAGGTGGCGGCACTGGGTCTTGACTTCAAGAATTCTGCACTATATCACAAGTGGGCGATTGGTCAACCTGCGTGAGCTTGCAGTATCAATCGCATATGCTGACTGG CATACATTTTTACAACGGCTGCCAAATATGCCCCAGCTGCGATCGCTTAACATACCTCACGTCATGGACCATGTCGTAAGCGCCATTGATCCGAAAGAGCTGGCTTTGCAGATAGCCGACATCATTACGTTGCGCCCTGAGGTCCAGCTTTGCTACATTGGTATCTCGACCAAATGCTTCGAGATCCTCGAAACTACGCCAGGTGATCGTGGAGGTGGTACAGTCGACAGTACAGGGTCTGCTGGTGGTAGCGGTAGTGGTCAAAACAGCGGGCCCACGACCACTGGGCCCCAGGCcatggacatggtatcacttGTTGAACCCGAGTCTGAGGAAGATCACCAGGACGAGTCAAGCGAAGAGGAAGATGCGGATGAGACTGAAGATGAGGACGATGGGATTAACAATCATGCCACAGCTGAGGAGGCCCAGTCGGATGGCCACACAGGAGAAAGTTGGGATTCCGATGACGACGGCTTTGTTGATCCGGACCATACACCTGCTAAGAAGAAGCTGAGGCTTCGCGAGATTCTTTTCTATGATGACAAGGTAGCTATCTTCAAGGCAAGGCATGGGCGTCTTTGA
- a CDS encoding small nuclear ribonucleoprotein Sm D1, translating to MKLVRFLMKCANETVTIELKNGTIVHGTIASVSPQMNTALRNVKMTPRGQDPIPLDAMNIRGSTIRYYILPDSLPLDTLLVDDTPKPKNKARKETDRGGRGGGRGRGGRGRGGFGRGRGFGRGRG from the exons ATGAAGCTCGTCAG GTTTTTGATGAAATGCGCCAATGAGACGGTGACAATCGAGCTCAAGAATG GCACAATAGTCCACGGGACGATCGCGTCCGTGTCCCCTCAGATGAACACGGCGCTGCGCAACGTCAAGATGACGCCACGGGGCCAGGACCCGATACCGCTCGACGCCATGAACATCCGCGGCAGCACCATCCGCTACTACATTCTCCCAGATAGCCTACCGCTCGACACGCTGCTCGTCGACGACACTCCCAAGCCCAAGAACAAGGCGCGCAAGGAGACGGACCGGGGCGGCAGGGGAGGCGGCAGAGGTCGCGGCGGCAGGGGTCGTGGCGGCTTTGGAAGGGGTCGGGGTTTCGGCAGAGGTAGGGGCTAG